In Paenibacillus kyungheensis, the following are encoded in one genomic region:
- the guaB gene encoding IMP dehydrogenase — MWETKFAKEGLTFDDVLLVPRKSEVLPKEVSVATVLSKHVKLNIPLISAGMDTVTEAALAIAMAREGGIGIIHKNMSVEQQAEEVDRVKRSESGVITNPFSLTPDKKVSDAEAVMAKYRISGVPIVDENNALVGIITNRDLRFIHDYNIDITEVMTSEKLVTAPVGTTLQEAEVLLQQHKIEKLPLVDENNILKGLITIKDIEKAIQFPNAAKDAQGRLLVGAAIGVSQDSFVRAEALVNAGVDLLVVDSAHGHHINILDAVRKLRSMFPELTIVAGNVATGEATRDLIQAGASVVKVGIGPGSICTTRVIAGIGVPQITAIYDCATVAREYGIPIIADGGIKYSGEITKALAAGADAVMLGSLFAGTEESPGESEIYQGRRFKVYRGMGSMAAMKQGSKDRYFQDDDKKLVPEGIEGRVAYKGPLSETIHQLIGGLRSGMGYCGTGDLTELRNDTQFIRITGAGLRESHPHDIQITKEAPNYSM, encoded by the coding sequence GTGTGGGAAACAAAATTTGCTAAAGAGGGACTAACATTTGATGATGTATTGTTGGTACCCCGTAAGTCTGAAGTTTTACCAAAAGAGGTAAGTGTTGCTACAGTTCTTAGCAAGCACGTGAAATTAAATATTCCTTTGATCAGTGCAGGAATGGATACAGTAACCGAAGCAGCTTTAGCTATCGCTATGGCTCGTGAAGGCGGTATTGGTATTATTCACAAAAATATGTCTGTAGAACAACAAGCAGAAGAGGTAGACCGTGTAAAACGTTCTGAAAGTGGCGTTATCACTAATCCATTTTCTTTGACACCGGACAAAAAAGTATCTGATGCTGAAGCAGTAATGGCGAAATATCGTATTTCTGGTGTACCTATCGTAGATGAGAATAATGCATTAGTAGGTATTATTACTAACCGCGATCTTCGTTTTATTCATGATTACAATATTGATATTACAGAAGTGATGACTAGTGAGAAATTGGTCACTGCTCCTGTAGGAACTACTTTACAAGAAGCAGAAGTATTATTGCAACAACACAAAATCGAGAAATTACCTTTGGTGGATGAGAATAATATTCTTAAAGGTCTTATTACGATTAAAGATATTGAAAAAGCTATTCAATTCCCTAATGCAGCTAAAGATGCTCAAGGACGTTTGTTAGTAGGTGCGGCTATTGGCGTATCTCAAGATTCGTTTGTACGTGCCGAAGCATTAGTAAATGCAGGCGTGGATTTGTTAGTAGTGGATTCGGCTCATGGTCATCATATTAATATTTTGGATGCTGTACGCAAACTACGCTCGATGTTCCCTGAACTTACTATTGTAGCGGGTAATGTGGCTACTGGTGAAGCAACTCGTGATCTGATCCAAGCAGGAGCTTCTGTCGTTAAAGTCGGTATTGGCCCAGGTTCGATCTGTACAACACGTGTTATTGCAGGTATTGGTGTACCGCAAATTACCGCGATCTATGATTGTGCAACAGTAGCTCGTGAATATGGTATTCCGATCATTGCAGACGGTGGTATCAAGTATTCTGGTGAAATCACTAAAGCTTTAGCTGCTGGTGCAGATGCTGTTATGTTAGGAAGTCTATTTGCTGGAACAGAAGAAAGCCCAGGCGAATCTGAAATTTATCAAGGTCGTCGCTTTAAAGTGTATCGTGGTATGGGTTCTATGGCGGCAATGAAACAAGGAAGTAAAGATCGTTATTTCCAAGATGATGATAAAAAGCTTGTTCCTGAAGGTATTGAAGGACGTGTCGCTTATAAAGGGCCTTTATCTGAGACGATTCATCAGTTGATTGGTGGTCTTCGTTCTGGTATGGGTTACTGTGGTACAGGGGATCTAACTGAATTACGTAATGATACTCAATTTATTCGTATTACAGGTGCTGGATTACGCGAAAGTCATCCACATGATATTCAAATTACAAAAGAAGCTCCTAACTATTCGATGTAA
- a CDS encoding D-alanyl-D-alanine carboxypeptidase family protein, translated as MKRNKWLENGIWNKSKRQMVTKGITVIMVANMFCMAVIPTVTMAAASATDSKSTTTDSKSTPATSNATGKLPTAESLGLDVKSAVLMEASTGKILLSINADEALPPASMSKMMTEYLVSDYVKQGKIKWDDVVTVSENAAAQIGSRVFLAKGDKHTVLDLYKAMAIGSANDASVALAEFIGGTEQDFVKIMNEKAKEFGMKTAHFANSTGLDIADMPAATRPDSNQETIMSAMDTALLAQHIVDDHPDFNDVTKIQSFKFRPTDKDPVVNWNWMLESNASITNFKAYAYKGLDGLKTGHTNAAGQCFTGTAERNGMRLISVVMGTTSEPERFIQTKKILDYGFDNFEVKQVVGAKAAVSGLASLPVVKGTAKEVPVVTDAAVNVVVPKGTAPKNVTYTVAAANEATRTAPIAAGKALGTITYTYKDSNMPEDQVETVNLIAAEPVEKGSWIRLFFRAIGDLFVDLFDSAKNMF; from the coding sequence TTGAAACGCAACAAATGGTTAGAAAACGGAATTTGGAATAAGTCGAAACGTCAAATGGTTACAAAAGGAATTACAGTTATTATGGTGGCAAATATGTTCTGTATGGCGGTTATTCCTACAGTTACTATGGCTGCGGCATCTGCTACAGATTCGAAGAGCACCACTACAGACAGTAAATCTACACCAGCTACTTCAAATGCTACAGGCAAATTACCTACTGCTGAATCACTTGGTTTGGATGTAAAATCGGCTGTCTTAATGGAAGCTTCTACCGGTAAGATTTTATTATCTATTAATGCAGATGAAGCATTACCACCTGCTAGTATGTCCAAAATGATGACAGAATATCTAGTATCTGATTATGTCAAACAAGGTAAAATTAAATGGGACGATGTAGTAACTGTATCTGAAAATGCTGCTGCTCAAATCGGATCACGAGTATTTTTGGCTAAAGGCGACAAGCATACAGTACTTGATCTTTATAAAGCGATGGCTATAGGATCAGCAAATGATGCTTCGGTAGCGCTAGCAGAATTTATTGGTGGAACAGAACAAGACTTTGTAAAAATTATGAATGAAAAAGCAAAAGAATTTGGCATGAAAACTGCTCATTTTGCTAACTCTACAGGCTTAGATATTGCAGATATGCCTGCTGCAACAAGACCGGATTCAAATCAAGAAACGATCATGTCCGCAATGGATACTGCGTTGTTAGCTCAACATATTGTAGATGATCATCCTGATTTTAACGATGTTACTAAAATTCAATCGTTCAAATTCCGTCCAACGGATAAGGATCCGGTTGTCAACTGGAACTGGATGTTAGAATCCAATGCTTCGATCACTAACTTTAAAGCTTATGCTTATAAAGGATTAGACGGTCTAAAAACAGGACATACGAATGCAGCCGGACAATGTTTTACAGGAACAGCTGAGCGTAATGGTATGCGTCTAATTAGCGTCGTAATGGGTACAACTTCTGAACCTGAACGCTTTATTCAAACGAAAAAGATTCTTGATTATGGATTTGATAATTTTGAAGTCAAACAAGTAGTTGGTGCAAAAGCGGCTGTATCAGGTCTTGCTTCTCTACCGGTTGTAAAAGGTACAGCGAAAGAAGTTCCTGTTGTTACAGATGCAGCTGTCAATGTGGTTGTTCCTAAAGGGACAGCACCTAAAAATGTTACGTATACTGTAGCAGCGGCAAATGAAGCAACACGTACAGCACCGATAGCAGCAGGTAAAGCATTAGGAACGATTACGTACACGTATAAAGATTCCAATATGCCAGAAGATCAAGTTGAAACGGTAAACTTGATTGCCGCAGAACCTGTAGAAAAAGGTAGTTGGATACGATTATTTTTCCGGGCTATTGGTGATTTGTTCGTTGATTTATTCGATTCCGCTAAAAATATGTTTTAA
- the pdxS gene encoding pyridoxal 5'-phosphate synthase lyase subunit PdxS → METGTSRVKRGMAEMQKGGVIMDVMNAEQAKIAEAAGATAVMALERVPSDIRAAGGVARMADPTIVEEVMKVVSIPVMAKSRIGHYVEAKVLESLGVDYLDESEVLTPADEVFHIDKHEFTVPFVCGAKDLGEALRRIGEGASMIRTKGEPGTGNIVEAVRHMRFINSQIRKVTNMSKDELYAEAKNLGVSYDLLVGVHEAGSLPVVNFAAGGIATPADAALMMYLGADGVFVGSGIFKSDSPEKFARAIVEATTHFDDYKLIAEVSKNLGAPMKGIEISKLAPSERMQDRGW, encoded by the coding sequence ATGGAAACCGGTACATCCAGAGTTAAAAGAGGTATGGCAGAAATGCAAAAAGGCGGCGTCATTATGGACGTTATGAATGCAGAGCAAGCTAAGATTGCAGAAGCTGCTGGTGCTACAGCAGTTATGGCTCTTGAACGTGTGCCTTCTGATATTCGCGCCGCTGGTGGCGTAGCTCGTATGGCTGATCCAACGATCGTAGAAGAAGTTATGAAAGTTGTATCAATTCCTGTAATGGCTAAGTCTCGTATCGGTCATTATGTAGAAGCTAAAGTATTAGAATCCCTAGGCGTAGATTATCTGGATGAGAGTGAAGTTTTGACTCCAGCGGATGAAGTGTTCCATATTGATAAACATGAATTTACAGTTCCATTTGTGTGCGGTGCTAAAGATTTGGGTGAAGCTCTTCGTCGTATTGGTGAAGGTGCATCAATGATCCGTACGAAAGGTGAGCCAGGAACAGGTAATATTGTAGAAGCTGTTCGTCATATGCGCTTTATCAATAGCCAAATTCGTAAAGTAACGAATATGTCTAAAGATGAGTTATATGCTGAAGCGAAAAATCTTGGTGTTTCTTACGATCTATTGGTAGGTGTACACGAAGCAGGTAGTCTTCCAGTAGTTAACTTTGCAGCAGGTGGAATTGCTACTCCAGCAGATGCAGCATTGATGATGTATTTGGGAGCAGACGGAGTATTTGTTGGTTCTGGTATTTTCAAATCAGATAGCCCTGAGAAATTCGCACGTGCTATCGTTGAAGCAACTACACATTTTGATGATTATAAATTGATTGCAGAAGTATCCAAAAACTTGGGTGCTCCTATGAAAGGTATCGAAATCTCCAAATTGGCTCCTTCAGAACGTATGCAGGATCGTGGCTGGTAA
- the pdxT gene encoding pyridoxal 5'-phosphate synthase glutaminase subunit PdxT, giving the protein MKIGVLALQGAVAEHLKSLQLAGAEAISIKRIEQLEEIDGLVIPGGESTTIGKLMRKYGFIEAIQQFSEQGKPLFGTCAGLIVLSERIAGQDQPHLSLMDMTVSRNAFGRQRESFETDLDVVGIDEPIRAVFIRAPLIQEVGEGVQVLSTYHDEIVTARQGHLLACSFHPELTDDYRLHQYFADMVQEYVSHK; this is encoded by the coding sequence ATGAAGATTGGTGTATTAGCATTACAAGGTGCTGTTGCAGAGCATTTGAAAAGCCTTCAACTGGCGGGTGCAGAAGCGATCAGTATTAAGCGTATCGAGCAATTAGAAGAGATTGATGGATTAGTAATCCCTGGTGGGGAAAGTACTACGATCGGTAAATTAATGCGTAAGTATGGATTTATCGAAGCGATTCAGCAATTTTCGGAGCAAGGAAAGCCACTGTTTGGAACGTGTGCAGGACTGATTGTATTATCAGAACGAATTGCCGGGCAAGATCAACCTCATCTTTCTTTAATGGATATGACCGTTTCACGTAATGCTTTTGGCAGACAACGTGAAAGCTTTGAAACCGATCTGGATGTGGTTGGAATTGACGAGCCGATTCGTGCAGTATTTATACGCGCTCCTCTTATTCAAGAAGTTGGAGAAGGCGTACAAGTATTGTCTACGTATCACGATGAGATTGTAACAGCAAGACAAGGGCATTTGTTAGCTTGTTCTTTTCATCCAGAGTTAACAGATGATTATCGCTTGCATCAGTATTTCGCAGACATGGTGCAAGAGTACGTCTCTCATAAGTAA
- the serS gene encoding serine--tRNA ligase — MLDVKILRNDYARVEQALQSRGKSLDLIAEFPALDSKRRELLQETELLKNRRNVVSGDVAKRKKNKEDAEELILEMREVSDRIKGLDEEIRQLEAQIDMMMLSIPNIPHSSVPIGASEDDNVEIRRHGEPREFAFTPKAHWDVAQDLDIIDFEAAAKVTGSRFAFYKGFGARLERALINFMMDLHSSEHGYEEILPPYIVNKDSLVGTGQLPKFEEDLFKLNDTEYYLIPTAEVPVTNYHREEILPADQLPKHYVAYSSCFRSEAGASGRDTRGLIRQHQFNKVEMIKIVQPETSYDELEKMTANAERVLQLLGLPYRVLALCTGDMSFTAAKTYDLEVWLPESNMYREISSCSNVEDFQARRANIRFRQDTKSKPEFLHTLNGSGLAVGRTVAAILENYQQEDGSVIIPEVLRPYMRGAEVITSKK, encoded by the coding sequence ATGTTAGACGTAAAGATATTACGTAATGACTATGCACGTGTAGAACAAGCATTACAAAGCCGTGGCAAATCGTTAGATTTAATCGCAGAATTTCCTGCACTTGATTCCAAGCGTCGTGAATTATTACAAGAAACAGAATTACTTAAAAATCGCCGTAATGTAGTATCAGGTGATGTAGCTAAACGTAAAAAGAACAAAGAAGATGCAGAAGAATTAATTCTTGAAATGCGTGAAGTATCTGATCGTATTAAAGGATTAGATGAAGAGATTCGTCAATTGGAAGCACAAATCGATATGATGATGTTATCGATTCCTAATATTCCGCATAGCAGTGTACCTATTGGTGCTTCTGAAGACGATAATGTAGAGATTCGTCGTCATGGAGAACCACGTGAGTTCGCATTTACTCCAAAAGCACACTGGGATGTTGCTCAAGATCTAGATATTATTGATTTTGAAGCGGCTGCTAAAGTAACAGGTTCACGTTTTGCTTTTTATAAAGGGTTTGGAGCACGTTTAGAACGCGCATTGATTAACTTTATGATGGATCTGCATAGCAGTGAGCATGGGTATGAAGAAATTCTACCTCCATATATCGTAAACAAAGATAGTCTTGTAGGTACAGGACAATTACCTAAGTTTGAAGAAGATTTGTTTAAGCTAAATGATACAGAATATTATTTGATTCCTACAGCAGAAGTACCGGTGACCAATTATCATCGTGAAGAGATTTTGCCAGCCGATCAATTACCAAAACATTACGTAGCATATAGCTCTTGTTTCCGTTCTGAAGCAGGTGCTTCAGGTCGTGATACTCGTGGCTTGATTCGCCAACATCAATTTAACAAAGTTGAAATGATCAAAATCGTACAACCAGAGACATCTTATGATGAATTAGAAAAAATGACAGCTAATGCAGAGCGTGTATTGCAGTTATTGGGTCTACCTTATCGTGTACTTGCTCTATGTACAGGGGATATGAGCTTCACAGCTGCTAAGACGTATGATTTGGAAGTATGGTTGCCTGAGAGTAATATGTACCGCGAAATCTCTTCTTGCTCGAATGTAGAGGATTTCCAAGCACGTCGTGCCAATATCCGTTTCCGTCAAGATACGAAGAGCAAACCTGAATTTTTGCATACGTTAAATGGATCAGGATTGGCTGTAGGCCGTACGGTTGCAGCGATTCTAGAGAACTATCAACAGGAAGATGGCAGTGTCATTATCCCTGAAGTATTGCGTCCATATATGCGCGGGGCAGAAGTAATTACAAGCAAAAAATAA
- a CDS encoding YitT family protein has product MRTLLIVLGAMIVAVALELFLVPNNITDGGITGISIILSYITKWQLGLFLFVINIPFLIIGYKQIGKTFALSTLLGITVMSIGTFLLHPVEAFVKETVLAFVFGGMFLGLGTGLVLRSGGSLDGTEIVAILLSRRSIFSVGEIVMIINVFILCGAGFVFGWDRAMYSIIAYYIATKVIDITIDGLDQSKSVWIISDRIQDIGDAIIHRLGRTVTYLSGEGGFSGEEKKVIFCVITRLEEAKLKEIVNHFDETAFMAVGNIHDVKGGRFKKKDIH; this is encoded by the coding sequence ATGCGTACATTGCTTATCGTGCTCGGTGCTATGATTGTAGCTGTCGCGTTAGAGCTGTTTCTGGTTCCTAACAATATTACAGATGGCGGAATTACAGGCATATCTATTATTTTGTCCTATATCACAAAGTGGCAATTAGGTCTGTTTCTATTTGTAATTAATATTCCGTTTTTGATTATTGGTTATAAGCAAATAGGTAAAACATTCGCTTTGTCTACTTTGTTAGGTATAACTGTGATGTCGATAGGCACATTTTTATTGCACCCTGTAGAAGCATTTGTCAAAGAAACCGTACTTGCTTTTGTATTTGGAGGTATGTTTCTCGGATTAGGCACAGGACTTGTACTACGTTCTGGCGGATCATTGGATGGTACAGAGATTGTAGCAATCTTATTGTCGCGACGGTCTATTTTTTCAGTAGGCGAGATTGTTATGATTATCAACGTGTTTATTCTATGCGGAGCAGGCTTTGTATTTGGCTGGGATCGAGCAATGTATTCTATTATTGCGTATTATATTGCAACCAAAGTGATCGATATTACAATTGATGGTCTGGATCAATCCAAGTCCGTATGGATTATAAGTGATCGTATTCAGGATATCGGAGATGCTATTATTCATCGTCTGGGACGAACAGTCACGTATCTGTCTGGTGAAGGTGGATTTTCCGGAGAAGAGAAGAAAGTCATTTTCTGTGTTATCACCCGCTTAGAAGAAGCCAAGTTAAAAGAAATTGTGAATCATTTTGATGAAACCGCATTTATGGCTGTTGGTAATATCCATGATGTTAAAGGTGGAAGATTCAAGAAAAAAGATATCCATTAA